Part of the Polaribacter sp. Hel1_33_78 genome is shown below.
AAATTATAAAGGAAATATCTCATCTGACTATACTAAATTAAAAGACCATTTAGGACTTTTATTAACAGAACCGTTCTTTTTCTCTAAAATTACTGGAAAAGAATATATACAACTTCTTGCCAACACAAGACAAATAGAATTATCCAATATTGAGAACAAAAACATATTTGATTTGCCGTTAAATCAGTACGCTTCTACTTATTCCACAGGAATGAAAAAGAAATTGGCTTTAACTGCTATTCTTTTGCAACAAAACGATGTTTTTATTCTGGACGAACCTTTTAATGGCGTTGATATACAAAGTAATTTAATTATAACTGAAATTATAAAAAGGTTTAAAGAATTAGAAAAAACAGTAATTATTTCTTCTCACATATTTTCAACTTTAGCGGATACTTGTGATGAAATTCATTTAATGAAAAACGGAGAAATTATAAAGAAAGTAAAACAAGTAGATTTTAATAATCTCGAAAAGGAAATGAAAGAATTTACAGTCGGAAATAGAATTAACAAACTTGAGTTGAAATAAATAACGGTTTGCAACACCACATATAATTTATTGCTGGCTTCTTACCTACTAGCGAAAGTCCTCTCGGACTTTCTTTGTCCGTTATTATTTACTAAATTAGTTGCTCGAAACACACAACAAACCATATACAAACACGTTAGCCCTAATTAAAAAAAACTGTATGCAAAAATTCAAACAATCAACTTTGACATTTTTATTCATTTTAATATCAATTCCAATCTTAAATGCTCAAGTTAAGGATTGTAGCTGTAAAACAGACTTAGAATTTTTAAATCAGAAAATTGAGCAAACACCTTCATATAAAGTAAATAAGGAGAATTATAAGTTGGAGTATGCTAAGACAAAAAAAAGCATAGAAAATTTAAATTCTGGTTACGATTGTTTTCTTCAATTGAATAAATTAATGTTATCACTAAATGATAGACATTGTAATCTATATGGAATAAACAAAGGATTAGATGAAGAATCAAAAAAAGATACATCTAAATTTGAAGAATTTAAAGTATCAAATCTTTATAATGTTTACCCAAGACCTGAAATAAATTTAGATAGCCTAAAGAAATCGTTAAAGCAGAAAGCTACTGCCTCTATTGAAGGTGTTTACTACAGAAAAGGGTATTTGACGCTAGGAGTATATAAAACGATAAATAGTAATGATTACAGAGCAATTATTTTAGAATCTGAAATGGATGTTTGGGAAGTTGGAGAAGTAATTTACACTTTAGTTCCTTACGGTAACAATTATTTATTAGCTGTTGGTGGAAGTCTGTACAGTAAAAGAATGATATCTTATGGCGAGAGGATTGAAAACGGTGTTTTCCTAACTATGCAATTTCAAAAAGATAATTCAAAAGCTAATAATTCCATTTCATTATATCCAGAATCTACCTATTTAAGAAAGGAAATATCGCCTGAAACTACTTATTTAAAAATAGGTAGTTTCAACTCTTGGAATCCTACACTTTCTGAGGCATATAAATTTTACAAATCTCTAGAAGGAACTTTGACAAAGAACAATCTAATTCTTGACTTACGAGATAATGGTGGTGGTGGAGATAGAAACTCTAAAGGATTGTATAAAATATTGAAAAAATATATTAAAAAAAATAATGTTTACGTTTTGGTTAATCATAGAACCGCAAGTAATGCAGAACAGTTTGTATATAAACTAAATGATTTTGGAAATTGTACAATCCTCGGAAATAGAACAAGTGGAACAGCAACGTACGAAAAAGTAAACTCTAATTACAATCTACCTTGTGAAAATTACATTGTAGTTCTAACATCTAAAAAGCATATTAAGTATCTAAAATTAGAATCTATGGGCCTTGAACCAGATATAAAACTGGCAGTTGAAAATGATTGGATGATACAAGTACAAAACTATATCGAGAGAAATAACTAGGGCTAACAACGTATAAAATTAATTGCTGGTAAAAGCCTATTTACGAAAGTCCTCGCGGACCTTCTATTTGGTTTGTATTTACTAAATTAGTTGCTTAAACCACGCAACAAAATCGTACACAAAACCGTTGTATGCAATTAAAAAAAAACTCAAATGAAAAAAAATATTGTAATTCTATTCATATCTATATTATCAGTTCAAGTTTGTTTATCTCAAACTATTGACACTTTAAAATTAAATAATTATTTCAAATCATTAGATTCAAATAATAAATTTATGGGCAGTTTTGCTTTGATGAAAGATGGAAAATTAATTTATAAAAATCAAATTGGATATTCTGATATTGAAAAACAGAAAAGACAAAATGAAAATACAAAGTATAGGATTGGTTCAATTTCAAAAACTTTTACATCAGTTTTAATTTTTAAAGCAATTGAAGAAGGGAAATTGGATTTAGATAAAACTATAAATAATTATTTCCCAAATGTAAAAAACAGCAACTCAATTACTATTAGTAATTTGTTAAATCACAGAAGTGGAATTCATAACTTCACCAATGATGCGGAATATTTAGAATATAATA
Proteins encoded:
- a CDS encoding ATP-binding cassette domain-containing protein — translated: MIKIKKLSKFYGKNQVLNSIDLEFEKGKIYGIVGENGAGKTTLFRCISGLENYKGNISSDYTKLKDHLGLLLTEPFFFSKITGKEYIQLLANTRQIELSNIENKNIFDLPLNQYASTYSTGMKKKLALTAILLQQNDVFILDEPFNGVDIQSNLIITEIIKRFKELEKTVIISSHIFSTLADTCDEIHLMKNGEIIKKVKQVDFNNLEKEMKEFTVGNRINKLELK
- a CDS encoding S41 family peptidase, encoding MQKFKQSTLTFLFILISIPILNAQVKDCSCKTDLEFLNQKIEQTPSYKVNKENYKLEYAKTKKSIENLNSGYDCFLQLNKLMLSLNDRHCNLYGINKGLDEESKKDTSKFEEFKVSNLYNVYPRPEINLDSLKKSLKQKATASIEGVYYRKGYLTLGVYKTINSNDYRAIILESEMDVWEVGEVIYTLVPYGNNYLLAVGGSLYSKRMISYGERIENGVFLTMQFQKDNSKANNSISLYPESTYLRKEISPETTYLKIGSFNSWNPTLSEAYKFYKSLEGTLTKNNLILDLRDNGGGGDRNSKGLYKILKKYIKKNNVYVLVNHRTASNAEQFVYKLNDFGNCTILGNRTSGTATYEKVNSNYNLPCENYIVVLTSKKHIKYLKLESMGLEPDIKLAVENDWMIQVQNYIERNN